The genomic window taattaaataacttattttattaaaaaagtcTCTTATACTTTGGTTTgcagctcctgtttttttttttttttttaatatacccTTTTCTGTTTCCCATCACAGtaacaataaatctttttaagatatttaaaGGGTTTAGATTTAGTGgtaatatttgataaaaataaaaagaataaatctgaTTATTAAAACGGAGCGTTagagtttatttacagtcagCTTCATGTATGAAGGCAGGTATTTTCTATtcactttaataataataaaaaaagatgatgatgatgactgaGAAGTTACCtgctttaaatcacatttaactAATTTCTGACACTGTCCCCAACCCTATTATTTATAatcacaaaacattatttatttattcaatataAATCCATCAGGTTTAAAAATATCCTTAAAGTCTTATGACAAGAATGAATGTCACAGCCTGGGTTTTGACTTTAAATGACTAAATCTGTTACTCAAACATCATAATTAGATGTTTTACTGTCCAatacttatattttatttaatatatttaggAAGTAGTAAAATAAATGAGGGGATTTCCACCTgaaccttttaaaaagttaaccAGTCCCCCCCGTAAGGTCACATTAAactgatatttaacattatCCTTACCCTTCTTTTATCTGTATTACTCAGCAGTTAGTTATGTGACCAAAGGCCTGAGGTCTAATTTCACCTCCGTTTGGTTCGGTTCGGTTCTTCTCCTCTCTGAACCCGTGACAGCTGCCCCACGGACCGAACCCAGTCGGTACACTCACCGTAAACTACACTCGTCGGCGGGGGGACAGAAAAACCCAGAAGAACCGCGGAGTTCGGGGCGTCTTCTTCAAAAAAACTCGATccgtaaaataaaaaagggctgtttgttttcctcacagCACTTCCGCATTGAGACTGTTGCGCTTCCGGTAAGTGACGTAGCCGCGTACGCCCAAGAAGACGTCAACTTTGCCATTACGTCATTGCGTCACGTTACCAAGAAACCGGAATACACAGCGTAgactttcaaaaataaaatagtaactATTTTCTTAACAGgtgtaaattaaatattttttaaaatactaatttataaTGTTTATGTCAAAATGTTAAATCAACAGTACAAACTCTGATTTAAAATTGTATTAGTTGTATTAGAAATTGTCACTGTCAAtttaagaagtaaaaaatatttttaatggtttttaaatatcttactgcgtctgaaagtttttttttattttttgtttggttacTGTTCATCTAGTCTTTGTATTTTTACCATGTATATATGTCTATTAAAACTAGAAAATCTTCTAGTTTATGATGATTTTCATGGATATTTTTGTTGAtctgacatttctttaaaaatcgAGTTACAGAATTGAGTTATTACCTTATATACTGATGCACTTATACTTTAATTAATTAagttctttcattaaaaaaaatctattaaattTCTAACTTCACTGTTTTTCCATTAAAACTAcacaataaacttttatttttaaaaggaaaacctCTAGACATCCGGTCAGAAAACGCGCTGCTTGATTTTTGCCTATTTGCGCATGCGCAGCAGAGTAAACGCAACAAACGTGCTTCTGCCATTGATCTTAATGTTGAACATAGGGAGAAACATGAGAATTTAACTTATCGTGAGGgattgtttgtaaaatatccTAAATCGGGGATTCATTTGTGGATTAACGAACATTTCAGGCAAGTTTTACTGAGACGGATTGATtggttttggacattttaaaatgtgggtCTATCAGCACAAGTTCCATCTTGTTTGCTGTAGAAACCTGCAGACACTGGTGTCCACCTCCAGAGCTTCTTATCATTTCACAGCCCGTCTCCTGAGTTCAGAGGACAGAAACGTGGACTCTCATGTGAGGAGACGCCTCAGAAAGTCGTTGAGTCCAAAACAGAAGTCTGAAGGAATGCAGGACTTCAGGAGGTCATCCCAGAGTCAGTCCTCCAAGATCAAGACTTCATTGCTGCAGAATCAGAGGAAGGGAGAAGTCTCCGGAATCTCATCTGAACTCAGGAAACTCTGTCTGGAAGATTTCCCTGAAGACAGGGAGAGGCAGGTGAGACCAAAGACAGCGCTGGACTCCAAAAAAGAGACGCATGAGGTGGTTTTTGGCGTGGCTCCTTGTCTCCTGGCTCTCACTCAGGGTCGAAGGAAGGCCTACGGACTGTTTGTGAAAGATGGCGAGACCTCTCAGAGGGCGTCTGTGGTGAAGGCGTGCGAGGAGGCTCATCGACGAGGAGTCCAAATCTGCCGGGTCAGCAAGAGAGATCTGGACAAGATGTCCTCCGGAGGAGTCCACCAAGGAGTTTGTCTACAAGCGAGTCCGCTGAGCTTTCTTACTGTGGACTCTGAACCTAAACGGGCCTCCGGGGTCCCTCTGTGGCTGGTCCTGGAGAGAATCCAGGACCCGATGAATCTCGGTGCCATCCTGCGCTCCGCCTACTTCCTCGGTGTGGACGGGGTCATCAGCAGCCTTCACCACAGCTGTCCTCTGTCTCCTGTGGTCAGCAAGGCCAGCTCGGGCGTCATGGAGGTGATGAAGGTGTACGGGCACGAAAACCTGGAGGATCTGCTGAAGCTGAGGGCGGCGCAGGGCTGGCAGGTGGTCGGGACGGTCGGAGCAGAGACGGAGGACTTCCACGTTCCTGTTGTCCCGTGTTCAGACTTTCACATGTCCAAACCCACGATGCTGTTGATGGGTGGCGAGGGGGAGGGGCTGTCCCATAAGCTGCTGTCTCTGTGCCAAACTCTGCTCACCATCTCAGCTGGAAGGGACCTGTCTCCGGGCATCGAGTCCCTGAACGTCTCTGTGGCCACAGGCATCCTGCTGCACTCTCTGCTGCACGAGAGGAACTCGCCCAGATGTTCATCGCAGCAAAGAGCTGGGAATAAGACTCCGTGAAACCACATCTGGACGTGCataaagtttaatgtttcaCTGTGAAAAGATAAGGCTGATGGTATTCtgcttttcattaaaacctttaaagagaCGGAGCAAAGTACACGTATCTTCTTCCTTTGTGtccaaaaactaacaaataaaagcccagcattccctgaagaaatgcatatcacccaccaccttccGTTTTAGAGGTTTAAACTTAGATCTTCTAAgtttacagacattttggtcaaaccttgtaaaatgtTGTGCTCAATCAGTTAGTGTTGGaatatgttggggatgagtttcagctactaccacaccaaacttgagctcagtatctgtaaaattcaccaaATTACAGCCTTATTGTGGTTGTTAAGGTTGATtaattgtggcagccatcttaaagtTAATCTGATGTCTTATCATtactttctacaagtttcactaaaacctgTCCTGTTGgtaatgatatattttgctattAACTTGGATCCAAAaggtagatgtacatccaataattactttctgcactGAAGCACcctgtttgctacttttgtcCTGTCTCtccataaaaaaacatgcaaattaaacatcaaaacgTGCCTCTCATTCAGGAATAGCGTGCTATGACTTTAGGTTAACTAATGAGCAAGCCCAACCCTGTTTAAACCTCTGTAGTTTATATATAGATCACAGCAGAAACTCCATTTAAAATTTAAGCAAGCCACAGAAAGTTAGAATTTACTTGTCTGAACTGGTACTTTGATATCTTcaatggtttttacacaatcacagatTTTTCCACAGGATGTGCAGCTGACAGTTGATGATGCCACACTAACCTGTTTCCGATTATTTGCCAACAAACTCCTCTTATTTCTGCAAATTGTTCTGgtacacacacaaaactttggcatttttctcttctttctcccaGTGTGTCTCTGACTGActaaattgtgatttttctttttacttaaaTCTCCCCAGAATGAAGAGAATTCACACCAAAGCTTCCTTGGAGTTTACTTTTACTatagctttctttttcttcaaaactgaaaatgagggagtcttttttttatcttgtcatatctcctacataaagcattgtagaaacaaaaatgtgcacattGGACCAAAGATCCGACTCAGTTTTCAAACAACGACTGtgtgtttgaggcttactttttagtctgcCAGTCAgagagtgacagacacaggtgtgtagttgaccctaatgagccattggcagcagcttttaacatttctgttgatCTTCgttctctttacattttttatgccGTTCGAATAGATTTTTCTgagtttagatttttacaaagtTATGTTAAAATTTGGGGAATTGTCATCATATTTCATCAGTACAGACTGAGTGAAattaattattatattattatgaattataattctattttcatttattattttattgcagaaatgtgttttgtatgtgtgagtgtttaTAAAGTAGTTCCGGCTGTCGCCACCAGGGGGCGGTACGGTCGAGCGCAGCTCCGGCCAGCCTGCCTGATGATGACTGAGGAAGAAGAGCGGCACACAATGCACAGCAGCACGGCTGACAGACAAGGGTTGTGTCTCCCTCATTTTCACCATTAATTCCCAGCTCCGTGGAAACTTGTGGCCGAGCAGCAGCCGCGCTGTTTCTCTCTCCGGACTCCGAGGTTAGGAGGCCGGAAACGACGGGCAGACGGTTTACCTTCTGCCAAACACTGGATTATAAAAAAAGAGGCTGCATGAAGGAGCTGCCCAGCCCAACGGGGGGCTCGAGTCGGACCGACACCCTGGAAATCGACACCGAGGCTTTGAAATTTGGGccttaatcttttttttttctccttgttccAAATGGAGACCGAATAGAAAGTTCCTTGTGATTATGCGGGATGTTAATATTCTGTAgatgatttacattttaattacagcGTATGTTTAACATCTGAAGGATTCCTGCGGCTGGTTTAACCGGCTAACACTAGCCGCAGTGCTAACGTTACGTCTTTCTTTTGATGTGATGGGAATTCAACCATCGGCCATCAACGTCTcgacaggaggaaaaaaaatgtgcttttctttaATTAGTTAGCTTCCAAATTAACCTGTCGGCTTGTCGGACTTCCCGGATACGTTGTAACGGTACAGTTTATGTTCTTAAATCGCTGTCCGAAAATGTTGTATTATATCGCGTTAGCCGAGCTAGCATAAAGAGCTAACCGCTGACCTAACGTCAACAAGCCCTAACTAGACAGCTCTTTAAACTAGTTGGAATTAACTTTAGTTGTCAAAACTACCACTTACACATTTATATTATCAGCTAACTATAATTTAGGTGTTACGTTTATCAGTGTAAATATCTGGTTTAGCCCAGCGTTTAACGAGGTTTTTATTTGGTAATATATCCTGTTCGATaccttattattttttttgtttacatgtgttttgtgacTATTAGTTGGAGACGGGATCAGGTATGTCCTGACATCTTTATGTCCTGGATATAAGTCTGTGTTCGGATTTATTGAAATGACACTAAAGTTTCGTAGAAAGACGGGCACTGGTGCCAGTGGACTGTTGTCTGAGGACGGTAAATAAGAGCCGCTGGTTCCTTTAACGCCGTTTTAACGGGGGCTCCCGTTCAGGGCCTGCATCGGTGGTGTGgggcttttttctgttttttttttttttttgctattattgttttgttttccggCGGTTCGGTGCCTTCCACCGGACCGGGACTCGAGTAAAGTGCCTTTGGTCCTATCGGAGTTACAAAGGGGAGGCGGCGTTCGAGCATGGAGGGCCCGAGCCGAAGCGCCGGACTCAGACACAACCGCCGCTCCCGGTCGCAGCGCGACAGGGAGCGGCGGCGGAGGAGGGTGGACCTGGCCGAGGAGCGGGCCACGTCCCTGTCCTCGGGCTCCGACCGGGAGGCTCGCGGGGCGAACAGCGTCCTGGGTCCCGGCGGGAGAGAATGCCGGCCCGGGTTCGGGAGACACAGGCCTCCGCGTCGGAGGAAGAGGGAGTCCGTGTCCTGCGAGGAGGACATCATCGACGGCTTCGCGATTGCGAGCTTCATCAGCTTGGAGGCTCTGGaggtaaaaacatcatcatctgggGGTTTAACTTCCGCCATCAGCTGCCTCTCACCCTGATTGATCACTCCTTAATGTGACATGTTTTGACCCGCTATAACACCTCAAATATACctgttatttctttaaaatcttgaaGCCAAAGGTATGAAAGCCTGCACATTAAACTCATTATCTCTGACACCATTTTGGAGAAAGCAATTCACTCCAGCCCAAACCCCAAGGTATCTGTAGTGACAGGTTTAGGAGATTGTTTAATTATTCATGCTCTAATTCTGGGAGGTGTTGATGAGCTGCTAAATGGCTCATTAGTAAAGAAAGGATAATAAGAGTTGAAATGTGTATTCTTTCAGCTGGTACCTCAAATTAAACAGTTAAAGACATCAAAACAGAAACCCAGTATTACActattgtttcctgttttgtttatttttctgcattctttgtgctattttagctattCATATACctaaacgttcagctcatttaggaaatgggttctgtttttttaacttttgtactcgttttataataattaacaaactccactttatttacagatgcTTCTTCAcatcagttcctttaaaaacattgatcTGTTTGAGATCCGCTTTAGCAAACTGGCTCCATTTTGGcgtctttttgctgcttttagctacgtTTAGCTTTCAGTTTCTTCGCTAAATTTCAGCCACATCAATCACGTTGCGTTTTCTCCACATTATTACAAGATAAAAGTATGTCTGTGAAGTAAACTCTGACCCTGGCTAACATTTAATTACAGTTTGCCCGGTTGTGTTTCTTGCATCGAGATGGAAAAGCAAATAATTTGTGCTGTAAAGCTGCACGTTCGCACACACTCAAACAGACCCTCTGTTCTCCCGGCCGGCTGGATTTTCCAGTCAAATCAACCAGCAAATTTCAGGTTTGCCGATTGGTTACCGCCAGAGACCGGTAACTGTAGATCAGCCGAGACTTACCAGAGCATGCTGGTAAGAAAATTACGTTTCTTCTCAGTCCCagcagcagccattttaaaaaaaaaagacattgttttaaaactcactgtactttcaaaataaatgttgctaACGAACAGAACATTCAACCAAATGAACGCATGTGTCGTTTTTATCTACTAACTGAATTAAGGCGTCGTTATCTCACATTCTGGTGatccttttaaataattttgtgcttttaaacttGACTTTAAAGTGGATTTTAGAACGACTCATAGAAAACTTACTGGTTTCTGTAAAgctaaagaaaatacaaacattcatcagttttatctgttagcaCAGGATTGTTAAAGCagtaattttaccttttttttttttttaattttgagcctggctttttgtttgttgcctgATACTTTCTAGTACTGAGTAGGAGAAGGGTGAGAAGAATAATGGTTTCACGACACAGAGGTGCTTCTTCTTTCTATTTTGTAACACGGTGGTTATCGCACAGTTCCTCTATTTCTCATCTGACCCCAGGAGGAAGCTGCAAAGACAGAAACTTGTGACTGAATGTTTTTACGGGGTCTGTTTGAGTGTCTGATTGCATCTTGAAGTATACTATGAGCTActtaaagtagctaaaagcagcccAAAGACTGGCGAGAAGCTATAAGTACcaaaaatgttgtatttgtgCTCATAACCAGACAAAATGATGGTTTTATTCAGACTAATCCATTACATCAGTTATTTTCTAATGCTTTACTGTATCTGCGTGTAATTCGCCTTTTTCTTGTTGTGACACATCTGTATTTTGTGCCATTTTGTAGACATTAAAAGTCATTTTCCTCCCTTCTTCTCAGATGGACTGTTCTCTGAAGCCCAGTCAGCGCACTGACATGCTGGGCAGGAGGAACAAGGGAAAGAGAGGCCCGGAGGAAAATGGCGGCGGGCCTCTGTCGGAGCCCGAGGAAGGAGCCCCGCAAAGCtactccagcagctgctggaagaagagcagaaacaaGAGGAGGAAGATCGAGGTGAAGACTGAGATAATTCCTGATCAAACAGCCGTGTTTGTAGTTTTGTAGTGACCTGCACTTCCTGCTGCACAAAGAGAGCAAGTCGAACTGGTTCGCTCTCAGGCTGTTGAGCAACGTCTCTGATTCTTGGGTTTAAGAAATTAAGCAGTTAGATGACTCCTCATAAccgggaaaaacaaacattaagttAAAACTCAGtgatgtttaaaatcatttaaaactgtgAGCTGTTCAGGttcatattttcctttttgttcccAGGGTCCACACCTGGAGACGGGCTACATTGTAAGTTtgactcaaattaaaaaaataaatgttgtgtaTAATTAATACTTTCATAGATGCTAAttccagttctgtttgttttttcctctgttaGTGTGACACTGAGAGTGATGCAGGAGACAAGGTGTGTACTGTTTGCTTGTCACAGCATTTATTGTTTGGTAATTTACACGTCACAGTTTTTACTGAAAGAGCCTTTTATAGACACAGAATAGTCGTGGGATCGTTTAGTCTTTTCTGCGTATGGACTTGTGTAATGACCCAATTCTAATAAGCTAAACAGTTGtgtattaaataataatgatgttAGCTTATATGCCAGATTTAAAGAACTCAATATTATCAAAATGTTATTGAAACATAAacatgagatctgtttttatttatttttttaaccttcctgTCCTGTGGTGCTGCAGCGCCCTCGTTACACTaactttttgtttccaaattATTGACCATCGCTCTTCACTCatcttcatttttctctcttcaggCCTCCGATAATGAGATGGATCCAGTGTTCACCGTCAGCACtagaaaaggtaaaaatagGATTATAGCTTCTAAAAAcgaataaaactttgttttctttgcgtTATTTGAGGTATGAACAAACCAATTCTGCTGTTCTGCAAATAAAGGCTCTAAATGacaagattttaatttaaaatttggaaGAAATGTCAGTAGGTtatagaagaaaacaaaaatgaatcagtttcaGTTTGGTGTTATCATTTCATGCCAGTAAGTACAAAGTTTTACGTCGTCAGGTTTTataaagctgcctttttttatataactgaGAAAcgatttaaattattttctgaataacAGCAACTCCAAAATCGTCAAAATAATAATCCTGGAAACATGGCTGTTGTGCAAACTTCACTACGGCATGATATTTACCTTTCACCGCACCTTTAACACTCAGTCTTTATgctttgaatgtaaacaaacgaacGGCTCTAACGTTGAACAGAAtcatgttaaataaatgtaagcATCGAGAAGTTTCCTCCAGTTGGAACAAACCAGTTTAGATTAAAACCGAACTAACTACATTCAGTAACACACTTTGGTGCCGTAATCCTGATTTTTGATGCCGTCAGTTGTTCACGTCGCTATTTTTGGTGACTTTTTGCGACTCCCGGCGCAGAATCTCAATCAGCTCCGCTCTGTTTGAGGGCTTatccatcctcctcttcctcacattCCACATTTTCAACGGGGGAGGGATCTGGATCTGACGGTCCTTCATCCACGCCTGAACCCTGTTTGGGAAAAACCCTCTGCATCCCTTATGTTGgtaaaaccaaaactgagcCCTTCTTTTCCTCGCTCAATTAGAAGAAATTAACAGTGGTCTATTGATTTGTTCCAGATCCACATTGTGGCTTCATGAAACTTCGTTTTCTGATAAAGgatcagttttctttaaatttaaatgaaaacacgGCTCTTATTCTCCTGCACAGATGTGCTGAACGCAGATATTTAGTTGTTCATGACGGCTCCACTTCGACCCTAAAGATGATCTTTGTGTCTATCCAGGATTTAATGTTTGGTATTTACAGAGTTTTTATTGTAGCTcctttatttcatgtttttactaCTTTTGAAACCATAGGAAGAGTTTTGATGATTAATTTATGATGTTATAAGAAGgtaatttatgtaaaacttaAATTA from Kryptolebias marmoratus isolate JLee-2015 linkage group LG17, ASM164957v2, whole genome shotgun sequence includes these protein-coding regions:
- the mrm1 gene encoding rRNA methyltransferase 1, mitochondrial; this encodes MWVYQHKFHLVCCRNLQTLVSTSRASYHFTARLLSSEDRNVDSHVRRRLRKSLSPKQKSEGMQDFRRSSQSQSSKIKTSLLQNQRKGEVSGISSELRKLCLEDFPEDRERQVRPKTALDSKKETHEVVFGVAPCLLALTQGRRKAYGLFVKDGETSQRASVVKACEEAHRRGVQICRVSKRDLDKMSSGGVHQGVCLQASPLSFLTVDSEPKRASGVPLWLVLERIQDPMNLGAILRSAYFLGVDGVISSLHHSCPLSPVVSKASSGVMEVMKVYGHENLEDLLKLRAAQGWQVVGTVGAETEDFHVPVVPCSDFHMSKPTMLLMGGEGEGLSHKLLSLCQTLLTISAGRDLSPGIESLNVSVATGILLHSLLHERNSPRCSSQQRAGNKTP